One window of Triticum dicoccoides isolate Atlit2015 ecotype Zavitan chromosome 5A, WEW_v2.0, whole genome shotgun sequence genomic DNA carries:
- the LOC119303254 gene encoding probable N-acetyltransferase HLS1, whose protein sequence is MVEAVAEEEPVVREYDDVRDRAGVEEVERECEVGSSGGGGEMCLFTDLLGDPLCRIRNSPDFLMLVAETATGSAAGGGAEIIGLVRGCVKSVVSGGSHAKDKDPIYTKVAYILGLRVSPNHRRKGVGRKLVERMEQWFRQKGAEYSYMATEQDNEASVRLFTSRCGYSKFRTPSLLVHPVFRHALKPSRRASIVRLEPRDAERLYRWHFAAVEFFPADIDAVLSNALSLGTFLALPAGTSWHGDVEAFLAAPPASWAVLSVWNCMDAFRLEVRGAPRLMRAAAGATRLVDRAAPWLRIPSIPNLFAPFGLYFLYGLGGAGPGAPRLVRALCRHAHNMARRGGCGVVATEVAALEPVRAGVPHWARLGAEDLWCIKRLADGYNHGLLGDWTKAAPGRSIFVDPREF, encoded by the exons ATGGTTGAGGCAGTGGCGGAGGAGGAGCCGGTGGTGCGGGAGTACGACGACGTCCGCGACCGCGCCGGCGTGGAGGAGGTGGAGCGGGAGTGCGAGGTGGggtccagcggcggcggcggcgagatgtgCCTCTTCACGGACCTCCTCGGCGACCCGCTCTGCCGCATTCGCAACTCGCCGGACTTCCTCATGCTG GTCGCGGAGACAGCAACCGGcagcgccgccggcggcggcgcggagatAATCGGCCTCGTCCGCGGCTGCGTCAAGTCCGTCGTCTCCGGCGGCTCCCACGCCAAGGACAAGGACCCCATCTACACCAAGGTCGCCTACATCCTCGGCCTCCGCGTCTCACCCAACCATCG GAGGAAAGGGGTGGGGAGGAAGCTCGTGGAGAGGATGGAGCAATGGTTCCGGCAGAAGGGCGCGGAGTACTCGTACATGGCGACGGAGCAGGACAACGAGGCGTCCGTGCGCCTCTTCACCTCCCGCTGCGGCTACTCCAAGTTCCGCACGCCGTCGTTGCTCGTCCACCCGGTGTTCCGCCACGCCCTCAAGCCCTCGCGCCGCGCCTCCATCGTGCGCCTCGAGCCCCGCGACGCCGAGCGCCTCTACCGCTGGCACTTTGCCGCCGTCGAGTTCTTCCCCGCCGACATCGACGCCGTGCTGTCCAACGCCCTGTCGCTCGGCACGTTCCTGGCGCTCCCGGCGGGCACAAGTTGGCACGGGGACGTTGAGGCATTTCTCGCCGCGCCGCCGGCTTCGTGGGCGGTGCTGAGCGTGTGGAACTGCATGGACGCCTTCCGTCTCGAGGTGCGCGGCGCACCCCGTCTGATGCGCGCCGCGGCCGGCGCAACGCGGCTGGTGGACCGAGCGGCGCCGTGGCTCCGGATACCCTCCATCCCGAACCTCTTCGCGCCGTTCGGGCTCTACTTCCTCTACGGCCTGGGCGGCGCCGGGCCGGGAGCGCCGCGGCTGGTGCGCGCGCTGTGCCGGCACGCGCACAACATGGCCCGACGCGGCGGATgcggcgtggtggccaccgaggtcgccgccctcgagcCCGTGCGCGCCGGGGTGCCGCACTGGGCGCGTCTCGGCGCCGAGGACCTCTGGTGCATCAAGCGGCTCGCCGACGGCTACAACCACGGGCTGCTCGGCGACTGGACCAAGGCGGCGCCCGGGCGCTCCATCTTCGTCGACCCCAGAGAGTTTTAG